From Flavobacterium alkalisoli, the proteins below share one genomic window:
- the dusB gene encoding tRNA dihydrouridine synthase DusB yields MVKIGNIELPEFPLLLAPMEDVSDPPFRRLCKQHGADLMYSEFISSEGLIRDAIKSRQKLDIFDYERPVGIQIFGGDEEAMAMSARIVETVNPDIVDINFGCPVKKVVCKGAGAGVLKDIDLMVRLTKAVVDSTHLPVTVKTRLGWDEDSINIYEVAERLQDVGIKALTIHGRTRAQMYKGEADWAPIAKVKNNPRIQIPIFGNGDIDSPEKALKYRNEYGLDGIMIGRAAIGYPWIFNQIKHYFATGEHLPEPTVEDRVEAARNHLKWSIDWKGERVGVFETRRHYTNYFKGIHGFKEYRQRMVSNDKPEDVYAVFDEVLEKFADYKMV; encoded by the coding sequence ATGGTTAAGATTGGTAATATAGAACTGCCTGAATTCCCACTGTTGTTAGCGCCTATGGAGGACGTGAGCGATCCGCCTTTCCGCAGGTTATGCAAACAGCATGGTGCCGATTTGATGTATAGTGAGTTTATCTCTTCTGAGGGACTTATTCGTGATGCGATAAAAAGCCGCCAGAAGCTGGATATATTTGATTATGAGAGACCTGTAGGGATTCAGATATTCGGGGGTGACGAAGAAGCTATGGCTATGAGTGCCAGAATAGTGGAAACCGTAAATCCGGATATAGTTGATATTAACTTTGGCTGCCCTGTAAAAAAGGTGGTTTGTAAAGGTGCGGGAGCCGGGGTTTTAAAGGATATAGACCTTATGGTGCGCCTTACCAAAGCTGTGGTAGACAGTACCCATCTTCCCGTAACGGTAAAAACCCGTTTGGGTTGGGACGAAGATTCCATTAATATTTATGAAGTAGCCGAAAGGTTACAGGATGTAGGTATTAAAGCCTTAACCATACACGGACGTACCCGTGCACAGATGTACAAAGGTGAAGCCGACTGGGCTCCTATTGCTAAGGTAAAAAACAACCCGCGCATACAGATCCCTATTTTTGGTAACGGAGACATAGACAGTCCTGAAAAGGCACTTAAATACAGAAATGAATACGGACTTGACGGTATTATGATAGGCCGTGCGGCTATAGGGTATCCGTGGATATTCAATCAGATAAAACATTACTTTGCAACGGGAGAGCATCTGCCGGAACCAACTGTTGAAGACCGTGTGGAGGCGGCACGTAACCATCTTAAATGGTCTATAGACTGGAAAGGTGAAAGGGTAGGGGTATTTGAAACCCGCAGGCATTATACCAATTACTTTAAAGGTATTCACGGCTTTAAGGAATACAGGCAACGAATGGTGTCTAACGACAAACCTGAAGATGTTTATGCCGTTTTTGATGAGGTACTTGAAAAATTTGCCGACTATAAAATGGTATAA